The bacterium genome window below encodes:
- a CDS encoding TetR/AcrR family transcriptional regulator, whose translation MTGRKRHLRHPASGGNGGLSPRGHIREDTADQRSSRGTHPLTSAAQGPRPGRKRSSPAVLISTRDKILGAAFRTLVDVGYNQISMRRIAEEARVNQSLVHYYFGSKENLMLEVLEYVNEQLLARQRKMYQEVRSFEAIWATALEYFKEDMQSGYVRGLWELWAQGLSNVRIRKRLAQMIGRWRDLVSELARQGLAEHGVEGAVDSRVLGRLFGDLYFGAEVEILAGEDPQLHMEAIRLMGNLPRLMALDARGRKRREAATGDS comes from the coding sequence GTGACGGGCCGCAAGCGGCACCTGCGTCACCCGGCTTCGGGGGGCAATGGCGGTCTCTCCCCCCGCGGCCACATCCGGGAAGACACAGCGGATCAGCGAAGCTCGCGTGGCACTCACCCGCTGACCTCCGCGGCGCAGGGCCCGAGGCCCGGGAGGAAGCGTTCCTCGCCCGCCGTTCTCATCTCCACGCGCGACAAGATCCTCGGCGCCGCTTTTCGTACCCTCGTCGATGTGGGGTACAATCAGATTTCAATGCGCAGGATCGCCGAGGAGGCCCGAGTCAACCAGAGCCTCGTCCACTACTACTTCGGCAGCAAGGAGAACTTGATGTTGGAAGTGCTTGAGTACGTCAACGAGCAACTCCTCGCCCGGCAGCGGAAGATGTACCAGGAGGTGCGGTCTTTCGAAGCCATCTGGGCGACGGCGCTCGAGTACTTCAAGGAGGATATGCAATCGGGGTACGTCCGCGGCCTCTGGGAGCTATGGGCTCAGGGCCTCAGCAATGTACGCATCAGAAAGCGCCTGGCGCAGATGATCGGACGCTGGCGTGACCTGGTCTCCGAGTTGGCGCGTCAAGGCCTGGCAGAACATGGGGTCGAAGGCGCGGTCGACTCACGGGTGTTGGGCCGGCTGTTCGGCGATCTCTATTTTGGGGCGGAGGTGGAGATCCTCGCCGGCGAGGACCCGCAGCTGCATATGGAAGCGATCCGGTTAATGGGGAACCTCCCGCGTTTGATGGCGCTGGATGCCCGAGGGAGGAAGCGACGTGAGGCCGCCACCGGAGATTCTTGA